A window of the Archocentrus centrarchus isolate MPI-CPG fArcCen1 chromosome 9, fArcCen1, whole genome shotgun sequence genome harbors these coding sequences:
- the adra2b gene encoding alpha-2B adrenergic receptor, whose translation MASVQDSGCSMELSGWNSSVSSSGSSVPCNQSVLKPAPYSPEATAAFATAITLMVIFTIVGNIMVIIAVLTSRSLRGPQNLFLVSLAAADILVATLIIPFSLANELLGYWYFKSLWCEIYLALDVLFCTSSIVHLCAISLDRYLSISRVTYGRQRTPRRIKAAIVVVWLISAIISFPPLLSLNKSEVGDQGTERGPQCQLNDERWYILYSTIGSFFAPCLIMILVYIRIYQIAKQRTRCPPGEPRKDGAGCATPSQPPRHVQANGKNEEESTPPSSNKTSNARPPTLAITPSPTPAESQTSPNPTPNNLLQPPPTSPAMSTATEVDTASQVPSAPSSAPQSATKTKAEGKKGKRLQRKKADNNNADSSSTESDMEHSHGGGRGSTSMPGSPAGGGIHSPASVKRYRDMIATSKGARLVPGRKSKTDNNPGAARRKAMVNREKRFTFVLAVVIGVFVVCWFPFFFSYSLQAVCPETCTIPGPLFTFFFWIGYCNSSLNPVIYTIFNKDFRKAFKKILCRSTKGTFF comes from the coding sequence ATGGCCTCGGTTCAGGACAGCGGCTGCTCCATGGAGCTGAGTGGCTGGAACAGCAGTGTGAGCAGCTCCGGATCCTCCGTGCCGTGCAACCAGAGTGTCCTCAAGCCTGCTCCCTACTCCCCGGAAGCAACGGCGGCCTTTGCCACCGCCATAACCTTAATGGTCATCTTCACCATCGTCGGGAACATCATGGTGATCATCGCTGTCCTGACCAGCCGATCACTCCGAGGTCCACAGAATCTGTTCTTGGTGTCACTGGCTGCTGCGGACATTTTAGTGGCTACACTCATCATCCCCTTTTCTCTGGCCAACGAACTACTTGGCTACTGGTACTTCAAGTCTCTGTGGTGTGAAATCTACCTGGCGCTGGATGTGCTGTTCTGCACCTCCTCCATTGTGCACCTGTGCGCCATCTCACTGGACCGCTACCTGTCAATCTCCAGGGTTACTTACGGACGTCAGCGGACTCCCAGACGCATCAAAGCCGCTATTGTGGTGGTGTGGCTCATCTCTGCCATTATCTCCTTCCCTCCCCTGCTCTCTTTGAACAAGAGTGAGGTAGGCGACCAGGGGACTGAGAGAGGACCTCAGTGCCAGCTGAATGATGAGCGCTGGTACATCCTTTACTCCACCATTGGTTCCTTCTTTGCTCCATGTCTCATCATGATCCTGGTCTACATAAGAATTTACCAAATAGCCAAGCAGAGAACACGTTGCCCACCAGGGGAGCCCAGGAAGGATGGGGCTGGCTGTGCAACACCAAGTCAACCTCCGCGGCATGTACAAGCAAACGGgaagaatgaagaagaaagcacACCTCCTTCATCCAACAAAACCTCTAATGCCAGACCCCCCACTCTTGCTATTACACCTTCTCCAACCCCAGCAGAGTCTCAAACCTCACCAAATCCCACACCCAATAATCTCCTGCAGCCTCCACCCACTTCTCCAGCCATGTCCACGGCCACAGAGGTTGATACCGCTTCTCAAGTCCCCTCCGCCCCCTCCTCTGCACCTCAGTCTGCCACCAAGACTAAAGCGGAGGGGAAGAAGGGCAAGCGCCTGCAAAGGAAAAAGGCTGACAATAACAATGCTGACAGCTCAAGCACAGAGAGCGATATGGAGCACAGCCACGGAGGAGGTCGAGGCAGCACCAGCATGCCAGGGTCTCCTGCTGGAGGGGGGATCCACTCCCCAGCATCAGTCAAGCGCTACCGCGACATGATTGCCACTTCAAAGGGGGCTCGCCTGGTGCCAGGGAGAAAGTCAAAAACAGATAACAACCCTGGAGCAGCGAGGCGCAAAGCCATGGTCAACAGAGAGAAACGTTTCACCTTCGTCCTGGCAGTGGTCATCGGTGTCTTTGTGGTGTGTTGGttccccttcttcttctcctaCTCGCTACAGGCAGTGTGCCCAGAGACCTGCACCATCCCTGGTCCgctctttacatttttcttctggATTGGTTACTGCAACTCATCACTCAACCCAGTCATATACACCATCTTTAACAAAGACTTCAGAAAGGCCTTCAAAAAGATATTGTGCAGAAGCACCAAGGGTACTTTCTTTTAG
- the dusp2 gene encoding dual specificity protein phosphatase 2 isoform X1 — MISSNEPLEITGNELVHILRTPRDEYTSAGCVVLDCRPFLDFSLAHICESRNVNWNAMMRRRSKSSVVALEWLIPDKTLRARLQSGEFSPVVVVDERSSYLSELKAESVARMLLTALQSEVHTQICFLQGGFVAFSEAYPELCYTSTSNHSAVEPEPVVTGRRTPAYDQDGPVELLPFLFLGSAIHSSRRETLAAAGITAVLNVSSTCPNFYEGEFQYLRLTVEDTLAADIRACFSAAIAFIDSVKQSGGRVLVHCQAGISRSATICLAYLMHTQRVRLDEAFDFVKQRRHVISPNLAFMGQLLQFETDVLCQG; from the exons ATGATTTCAAGCAACGAGCCTTTGGAAATAACTGGCAACGAGCTGGTTCACATACTCAGGACCCCCCGGGATGAGTACACCTCTGCCGGGTGTGTGGTGCTGGACTGCAGACCGTTTCTCGACTTTTCCTTGGCGCACATCTGTGAGTCCCGAAACGTGAACTGGAACGCCATGATGCGTCGTAGATCCAAGAGTTCAGTGGTGGCTCTGGAATGGCTCATTCCGGACAAGACGCTCAGGGCTCGGCTCCAGAGCGGGGAGTTCTCcccggtggtggtggtggatgaGAGAAGCAGCTACCTGAGCGAGCTGAAGGCGGAGAGCGTGGCCCGGATGCTACTCACCGCCCTGCAAAGCGAAGTTCACACGCAGATCTGCTTTCTGCAAG GTGGATTTGTGGCGTTTTCAGAGGCCTATCCAGAGCTTTGTTACACTTCTACCAGCAATCACTCTGCAGTGGAACCAGAGCCAGTAGTGACAGGCAGGAGGACACCCGCATATGATCAG GATGGTCCCGTGGAGCTGCTGCCCTTCTTGTTTTTAGGCAGTGCCATCCACTCGTCCCGCAGAGAGACGCTGGCAGCAGCCGGCATCACCGCTGTGCTCAACGTGTCCTCTACCTGTCCTAACTTCTATGAAGGGGAGTTTCAGTACCTGCGACTCACTGTGGAGGACACACTGGCTGCGGACATCAGAGCATGCTTTTCTGCTGCCATCGCCTTCATTG ACTCGGTGAAGCAGAGCGGTGGAAGGGTGCTGGTGCACTGTCAGGCAGGTATATCCCGCTCAGCCACCATCTGTCTGGCCTACCTCATGCACACGCAGCGTGTCCGGTTGGACGAAGCCTTCGACTTCGTCAAGCAGCGGCGCCACGTCATCTCACCCAACCTGGCTTTTATGggacagctgctgcagtttgagACTGATGTTCTCTGTCAGGGCTGA
- the dusp2 gene encoding dual specificity protein phosphatase 2 isoform X2, with protein sequence MMRRRSKSSVVALEWLIPDKTLRARLQSGEFSPVVVVDERSSYLSELKAESVARMLLTALQSEVHTQICFLQGGFVAFSEAYPELCYTSTSNHSAVEPEPVVTGRRTPAYDQDGPVELLPFLFLGSAIHSSRRETLAAAGITAVLNVSSTCPNFYEGEFQYLRLTVEDTLAADIRACFSAAIAFIDSVKQSGGRVLVHCQAGISRSATICLAYLMHTQRVRLDEAFDFVKQRRHVISPNLAFMGQLLQFETDVLCQG encoded by the exons ATGATGCGTCGTAGATCCAAGAGTTCAGTGGTGGCTCTGGAATGGCTCATTCCGGACAAGACGCTCAGGGCTCGGCTCCAGAGCGGGGAGTTCTCcccggtggtggtggtggatgaGAGAAGCAGCTACCTGAGCGAGCTGAAGGCGGAGAGCGTGGCCCGGATGCTACTCACCGCCCTGCAAAGCGAAGTTCACACGCAGATCTGCTTTCTGCAAG GTGGATTTGTGGCGTTTTCAGAGGCCTATCCAGAGCTTTGTTACACTTCTACCAGCAATCACTCTGCAGTGGAACCAGAGCCAGTAGTGACAGGCAGGAGGACACCCGCATATGATCAG GATGGTCCCGTGGAGCTGCTGCCCTTCTTGTTTTTAGGCAGTGCCATCCACTCGTCCCGCAGAGAGACGCTGGCAGCAGCCGGCATCACCGCTGTGCTCAACGTGTCCTCTACCTGTCCTAACTTCTATGAAGGGGAGTTTCAGTACCTGCGACTCACTGTGGAGGACACACTGGCTGCGGACATCAGAGCATGCTTTTCTGCTGCCATCGCCTTCATTG ACTCGGTGAAGCAGAGCGGTGGAAGGGTGCTGGTGCACTGTCAGGCAGGTATATCCCGCTCAGCCACCATCTGTCTGGCCTACCTCATGCACACGCAGCGTGTCCGGTTGGACGAAGCCTTCGACTTCGTCAAGCAGCGGCGCCACGTCATCTCACCCAACCTGGCTTTTATGggacagctgctgcagtttgagACTGATGTTCTCTGTCAGGGCTGA